One stretch of Brettanomyces nanus chromosome 4, complete sequence DNA includes these proteins:
- a CDS encoding uncharacterized protein (BUSCO:EOG09340Q5A) has protein sequence MGLLSQGTPLSWMESRKYNEHVRDNGVEQLINCFRAAKDRSQDPFLWGDEIEYQMIRIDDDAKSAKLALDETEVLINLAENGKGRSNSVNHGVLFHPEYGRFMLEATPLKPYDGRKLSDYSYVEQNMAVRRDVARSEMSDRKVYPITLTAFPNMGCGDFTYPKATTNGPASQSLFLPDEIINKHVRFPTLTANIRIRRGQKVDINIPLYRDVNTVLDQIDPTIPKRDLFPCDAEPFLGAAKPGHIYMDSMGFGMGCCCLQVTMQPSDIYEARFVYDSFVNISPALLSLTSATPILRGHLADQDVRWNVISGAVDDRAPDERGVAALNGHNPRGGIADDVKLQRIPKSRYDSVDQYLGDLRKDSCKTDDPQYTYYSSSFNNINSPINSKVYKNLLDNGFDQQLALHFAHLYIRDPLVIFAEKINQDNTKETDHFENIQSTNWQTLRFKPPTQEAVPGNSSVPGWRVEVRPMEISITDFENAAFGVFTILLARAIIKYKPNFYIPMTKVEKNMRVAHTRDSITEGRFSFRTNGWHGQSQPGKYAELSLDQLFNGYQDFEGLIPITRKYIHETFQASSAKDQDDLEQVEVYFQLVSKRASGELPSTAKYLRDFVLSHPDYKHDSIVSERINYDLIKLADRIGNYDHELLPGFFGKEISDWLFRRGY, from the coding sequence ATGGGTTTGTTATCTCAGGGTACTCCTCTCTCCTGGATGGAGTCCCGAAAATATAATGAGCACGTTCGTGATAACGGTGTCGAGCAATTGATCAATTGCTTCAGAGCCGCTAAGGATCGTAGCCAAGATCCTTTTCTTTGGGGTGACGAGATCGAATATCAAATGATTCgtattgatgatgatgctaaAAGTGCCAAACTTGCACTCGATGAGACTGAGGTGCTAATTAATTTGGCTGAAAATGGTAAGGGTCGTTCTAATTCTGTGAATCATGGAGTGCTTTTCCACCCAGAGTACGGAAGATTTATGTTGGAAGCCACTCCTCTAAAGCCATatgatggaagaaaacTATCTGATTATTCCTATGTCGAGCAGAACATGGCCGTGAGAAGGGACGTTGCGAGAAGTGAGATGTCTGATCGTAAGGTCTATCCAATTACCCTGACTGCATTTCCAAACATGGGATGTGGTGATTTCACGTATCCTAAGGCCACTACCAACGGTCCCGCATCACAGTCTTTGTTTTTGCCTGATGAGATTATCAACAAGCACGTGAGATTCCCAACCTTAACAGCCAATATTAGAATTAGGCGTGGCCAGAAGGTCGACATTAACATCCCTCTGTATCGAGACGTCAACACGGTACTTGATCAGATTGATCCAACTATTCCTAAGAGAGACTTATTTCCGTGCGACGCTGAACCTTTCCTTGGAGCTGCCAAACCGGGTCACATTTATATGGATTCTATGGGCTTTGGCATGGGCTGTTGCTGCCTTCAGGTCACTATGCAGCCATCCGATATCTACGAAGCTCGGTTTGTGTATGATTCCTTCGTAAATATCTCCCCGGCTCTTCTATCGCTAACATCTGCTACTCCTATTCTTAGAGGCCATTTAGCCGACCAGGATGTTCGTTGGAACGTGATCTCTGGTGCCGTAGATGATAGAGCTCCTGACGAGAGAGGTGTGGCTGCATTGAACGGCCACAATCCAAGAGGCGGAATTGCGGATGACGTCAAGTTGCAAAGAATTCCAAAGTCTAGGTATGATTCCGTTGACCAGTATTTGGGAGATCTTAGAAAAGATTCTTGCAAAACTGACGACCCCCAATACACCTACTATAGTTCTTCgttcaacaacatcaatTCTCCAATAAACTCTAAAGTGTACAAGAATCTTTTGGATAATGGCTTTGACCAGCAGTTGGCCTTGCATTTCGCCCACTTGTACATCCGTGATCCATTGGTGATATTTGCCGAGAAGATCAACCAAGATAACACCAAGGAGACAGATCACTTCGAGAACATCCAATCTACAAATTGGCAGACCCTGAGGTTTAAACCTCCGACGCAGGAGGCTGTTCCTGGAAATAGTTCTGTTCCTGGTTGGAGGGTCGAAGTTAGACCAATGGAGATTTCGATTACGGATTTCGAAAATGCTGCATTTGGTGTTTTCACCATCCTTCTTGCTAGAGCTATCATCAAGTATAAGCCAAATTTCTACATTCCGATGACTAAGGTGGAGAAGAACATGAGAGTGGCCCATACGCGGGATTCTATAACGGAGGGCCGGTTCTCTTTCAGAACCAATGGTTGGCATGGACAATCGCAGCCTGGCAAATACGCAGAACTCTCGCTTGATCAACTCTTCAACGGCTATCAAGACTTTGAGGGCTTGATTCCTATAACAAGGAAATATATTCATGAAACGTTCCAAGCATCCAGTGCAAAAGACCAAGACGATCTCGAACAGGTCGAGGTATATTTCCAGCTTGTGTCCAAGCGTGCTTCTGGTGAACTCCCTTCAACTGCTAAGTATTTGAGAGATTTTGTGCTTTCTCATCCTGATTACAAGCACGACAGTATCGTTTCCGAACGGATCAACTATGACTTAATCAAGTTGGCTGATAGAATCGGCAACTATGATCATGAGTTACTTCCAGGATTCTTTGGTAAAGAGATCTCCGATTGGCTGTTTAGGCGTGGATATTAA